Below is a genomic region from Desulfobacter sp..
GGGCTCGTCCATGGTCTCATCGTAATTGGGGATGAAATCAACAGTCTCTTTTTCAAGGTCGGCCAGCATCTGGTGGGAGAGCTTGCGCATACGGATTTCCGTATAACGCATGGCAGCCGGGTTATCCCCGTCCACAGATCCAAAGTTGCCCTGGCCGTCCACCAGGGTGTAGCGCAGGGAAAAATCCTGGGCCATACGGACAATGGTATCATAAACGGCCGAGTCACCGTGGGGGTGATATTTACCAATCACGTCACCCACAATGCGGGCAGATTTTTTATAGGACTTGTTCCAGTCATTGCGCAATTGCTGCATGGCATATAATACGCGCCTGTGCACCGGTTTCAACCCGTCCCGGACATCGGGCAGAGCCCGTCCGATAATGACACTCATAGCATACTCGAGATAGGATTGTTTCATCTCTTTCTCGATACTGGTGACGTTGCTTTCGTTCTGAATCATCCTAGATTCCTACTCCCAATTAAAGTTACTGCCTACCCTTTGCCAGGTTCCACCATGGACTGAAAACTTGAAAAATAAATATCAGCAAGGGTTAAAAACAAAGTGGCAATCAAAGGCCCGTAAATTATGCCTAAAATCCCATAAACCTTTAAGCCGCCGATAATGGAAAAAAAAACAATGAGCGGATGCATGGCCACCCTGTCTCCCACCACTTTCGGTTTAAAAAAGTACTCAACACCCCAGGACAAAATCCCGTAAAACGCAAGGATAAAAAGCCCCAGGATAATATTGCTTTTTAATAAAAAAAATCCAGCCAAGGGCACCAGGACCACACCGATGCCCACAATGGGCAAAAAGGCGAGAAATCCCATAATCACCCCCCATAAAAACGGAGAATTCAGCCCGACAAACCAAAAGAGCAGCCCTCCTGCACATCCCTGGATGAGCCCGCCAAGTCCGTTTCCAACAAGGACAGCACCTGCCATCTCGTTGAATTTCTCATATAACTCCTTGTCATGCTCATCCTTAAGGGGAGACAGATCATAAAGATACTCGATAAATCGTTCTCCGTCCACGAGCATATAAAAGACCACAAGAAGCATGAGAAAAAAGTAAAACACCAGGTTCAGCAAATTCGATGTCACAAACCTGGCCTGTTGAAACAAAGAAAACCCAACCGTCTTACCCAGTTCCGAAACCGGTGCAATCAGTTCGTTCCACGAGACAACGGTTTCTATCCCAGCCCCTGCAAGCAGTTCATTGAGCCGGTCCAGGGCCTTGGTGTTTTCAAGCAGATCAATCAAATGGTTTGAAAACACAGCATCCTTGGCCATGTTATACAAGCCCAATGCCTCTTTTGACAATATGCCAACGAAAAAGACCACCGGTATAAAGACCAGAAAAAAAATGGCCATGCAGGTTAGAACAGAGGCCATTCTGGATGAGACACGGTTTGACATCCATTTGAAAAATGGTTTGAAAATTCCTGTGATCACCACCCCTAAAATAATGCTGGCGAAAAAAGGGGAGATCAGTTTTCCCACAAGGAAAATAGAGATACAGAACAGGGCCAGAAAAAAAAAGAACACGGCACGCTGAAATATATTCGGCTCCAAAAAATCACCATTCGATTAGCTGCGTAATACAGAAAAAAGGCCTTTGAAAAAACCAGGCTTTACAAACCAGGTAAAGCCGCAGCATGCAAAAACAAACGGCACGGCTACGGCTTTACAAAATTAGAAGGGGATCGGGTGTTAACTGCTGATAATCCCCAGGGCAGCCAGTACAAGCATGATCTCAAAGATGATGACCTGGGTCCAGCTTCCAAAAAAGTGGTAAACAATGCCGCCCCCGACAATGGCAGGCACAGCCGTGTAGATCAGTATACCGAGTTTACGGGGAATATCCATAATAAAAACACCTCTTTAGTCAAAATTTAGTTTATTCATTTACATGGTAATCACTTGGCCAAGTATTACCATTTTAGCGGTTTCAAGTAAAGCGAAAACTAAGGACCGCAGATGAAATAAGCTGAACAGAAATAGCGCAGAATTTTGGGTTATCTACAAGGCGCATTAAAGATTTAATAGCAGGCCTATTTGGCCTTTGATCTAACGCGGCAGATGGACCAAAAGGCAAGTTATTTCGTTCAAGTTATAAAATTTGTGGTCCTAAAGGCCTTATCCCCTATCGCTCTATGACCATGGCCATACCCATTCCACCGCCGATACACATGGATATCAGGCCTGTATTATAGTCTTTTCTTTTCATGTGATGAACGGCGGTGACCATCTGTCTTGCGCCGGTGCAGCCGATGGGGTGTCCAATGGAAATCCCGGATCCCAATTCATTGGGTCTTTCCACATCAATATCAAGCTCTCGCATGCACCCGATGGCCTGGGCGGCAAAGGCTTCGTTCAACTCAATCATATCAATATCCGCCATGGTCATGCCTGTGGATTTCAATACCTTTTTCACGGCAGGAACAGGACCTAATCCCATATAGGCCGGATCCAGACCGCCTGCGGCAAACCCCTTGACTCGGGCCAGTGTTTCAAGGCCCAGTTCATCAGCTCTTTTTGCGGACATCATCAAAACCGCGGCTGCCGCATCATTGATCCCAGACGCATTGCCTGCGGTCACACTCCCGTCTTTTCTAAAGGCAGGCCTCAGTTTCCCCAGTTTTTCCATGCTGGTTTCCATGGGCCGCTCATCCTTGTCCACGATGATATCCCCCTTTCTGGATGAAATGGTCACCGGAACAATTTCCCCAGCAAAGGTGCCGTCATGAACAGCGCCATAGGCCCTGGTATGGCTCAGCAGGGCAAGCTGGTCCTGTTCTTCTCTGGTAATCCCGTATTTTTCAACAATATTTTCAGCGGTCTGACCCATGTGATACCCGTAAAAAATCTCATACAGTCCGTCATAGACCATAAGATCGTGGACAGGGCCCTGGCCCGTCAGTTCCATCCGATGCCCCCACCTGGCTTTGAGCAAGGCCATGGGCGCGTTGCTCATGCTCTCCTGGCCGCCGGCAATAATAGCATCTGCCTGGCCGGTCATGATGGCCTGGGCACCCAAGACAATGGCCTTAAGACCCGAACCGCAGATCTTGTTGATGGTAAATGCCGGTGTCTGGCGGGAAATGCCTGAACTGATCATGGCCTGGCGGGCGGTATTCTGTCCCTGGCCTGCCTGTAACACATTTCCCATGATCACTTCGTCCAGAAACACCGGGGCTAAATCGTCCTGATAATCATATCCTTTTTTCTCCAGGTCAATCATGCCCTGGTCTTTCAGGGTTTCAGGGGAAAACTCAGCCTGGAACGGATCCTGTCCGGGTTTAAGCCCCACCCGCTTGAGCACCTCTTTCATCACACAGGTGCCAAGTTCCACCACAGGAACGTTTTTCAAAGAACCGCCAAAAGATCCCACCGGTGTTCTGACTCCACTGACAATGACCACGTCTTGCATGCGCACCTCCGAATATAATTGATTTTTCCTTAGCAAACGTTTACATATCTGTTCATAGGCTCCATAGCAAAGAGACAGATAAAAAACAAGGAAAACTCAATGTGCCTGATTCTCTTCGGTATTGAAATCTCCAAGGATTTTCCCTTTATCCTGGCGGCCAACCGGGATGAATTTTACAACCGCCCCACCCTGGCCATGGACTTTTGGCCGGACAATCCTGAGATATTGGCAGGAAAAGACCTTGAAGGCCAAGGGACCTGGTTTGGCATCAGCACCCGGGGCAGGTTTGCCGCCCTGACCAATTACCGGGACTTAAGCCAGATCAAACCCCAGGCGCCTTCCAGGGGAGAAATCATTCCCAG
It encodes:
- a CDS encoding AI-2E family transporter, with the protein product MEPNIFQRAVFFFFLALFCISIFLVGKLISPFFASIILGVVITGIFKPFFKWMSNRVSSRMASVLTCMAIFFLVFIPVVFFVGILSKEALGLYNMAKDAVFSNHLIDLLENTKALDRLNELLAGAGIETVVSWNELIAPVSELGKTVGFSLFQQARFVTSNLLNLVFYFFLMLLVVFYMLVDGERFIEYLYDLSPLKDEHDKELYEKFNEMAGAVLVGNGLGGLIQGCAGGLLFWFVGLNSPFLWGVIMGFLAFLPIVGIGVVLVPLAGFFLLKSNIILGLFILAFYGILSWGVEYFFKPKVVGDRVAMHPLIVFFSIIGGLKVYGILGIIYGPLIATLFLTLADIYFSSFQSMVEPGKG
- a CDS encoding acetyl-CoA C-acetyltransferase — its product is MQDVVIVSGVRTPVGSFGGSLKNVPVVELGTCVMKEVLKRVGLKPGQDPFQAEFSPETLKDQGMIDLEKKGYDYQDDLAPVFLDEVIMGNVLQAGQGQNTARQAMISSGISRQTPAFTINKICGSGLKAIVLGAQAIMTGQADAIIAGGQESMSNAPMALLKARWGHRMELTGQGPVHDLMVYDGLYEIFYGYHMGQTAENIVEKYGITREEQDQLALLSHTRAYGAVHDGTFAGEIVPVTISSRKGDIIVDKDERPMETSMEKLGKLRPAFRKDGSVTAGNASGINDAAAAVLMMSAKRADELGLETLARVKGFAAGGLDPAYMGLGPVPAVKKVLKSTGMTMADIDMIELNEAFAAQAIGCMRELDIDVERPNELGSGISIGHPIGCTGARQMVTAVHHMKRKDYNTGLISMCIGGGMGMAMVIER